TGAATCATTGATGCGCTCCTCCAAAGCACAATCACTGAGGTTGTACCATGTCTCCAAAAGCAACATCTTGAATAAGAGAATCACGTCATAAGCCGGGGCGCCGATGGCATTTTGTCGCTTCGTGTATTTCTTGTTGATCAGCGTCCTGATCGGACGCCAATCGATAAGCGTGTCAACCTGATTGAGGAAGTCGTTTTGTGCTTTGCGATAACGCTTTGAAAGGAGTGCGTCTGCAAATGTTACATGTTCATCGGTATTCTTGGATTGGTATGCCATGGGAGGAATATTATGCTGTTTTTAATACTCAAATATACAAAATAACTCCCTATTATACAATGAATTAATAAACAAAATACACACCAATCGCCGTGCAAAGGTCTCGTCAAGTGATCCGAGGGCTTCTCATATCCTTTGGCATACTGTGAGAGGAAAGTGAAAAGCGCACTTCCGTACCAATGTTTGCCGATCTCATAGCCGGCCTTCGTGAAGAGTTCGATCTTGTCTACACTTTTGTTCCACTTGTTGGCTGTTGTGTAGGTCAGACCGAAGTCTGTACGCAAACCGTTGTCCCAACTCCATTTATCTTTCAGGTAGTTGGCATCTATGTTCAAATAGAGGTTACCTGCCACCGTGTTTTCTCCACCGGCAGCCCAGTTGGTCAGAGAAGTCTGAGAGGCATTTAGTCCGGTCACACCTTTTATAGTCCAGTCCTTTTTGGGAGTGTCAGATGCAGTGTTTGCTTCTTATGCGTTCGCAAGGGTGAACAGCAAGCCACCCATTGCCAGAAAAACAATCAGTCGTTTCATCTGTTTTTTTTCTTCTTTTTTAAAGTGAAAACAAGAAAGCCGCACAAGAATCATCGATGCTTGCACGGCTTGAAAAAAGGTGGGCCCAATAGGATTCGAACCTATGACCCTCTGCTTGTAAGGCAGATGCTCTAAACCAGCTGAGCTATAGGCCCCTTATATCTTTCACGATCATCCTTGCTTCGTTTGCCATAGAGTGGGCCCAATAGGATTCGAACCTATGACCCTCTGCTTGTAAGGCAGATGCTCTAAACCAGCTGAGCTATAGGCCCTCTTGACAATGTCTCTGCAAAGAAAAATCCATTGACTTTCCGAAAGACAGCGCAAAGATAAAGGATATTTTTTACTGTACAACAAATTTGCTGATTTTACCCAGGGCAACCGCATCAAATCTTTAGTAGCTTTTTGAGGTAGTCCATATTCAATGCGGCTTTGAACAACCTCTTCCGTAAGGATAGTTTGTCTTTATGCCCGGATACAATGGCTAAAGCAAACTTTCTCAAGGTGTTTAGATTGGTGGCTGAATAATCCTTACGAGCTCGACAAGCATCTTCCCTAAAGGTTACATCCAAATGAGACCTTTGCACGGCAATTGGTGTGTATTTTGCTTGTTAATTCATTGTATAATAGGAAGTTATTTTGTATATTTGAGCATTAAAAACACGTGAGTTCGATATAAAGGAATGGCACAACACATTGGTTATTAGTGTGTTTTATTTTCCACACAGTGTTTTTCAGACACTTATATTGCTTTCAGATGGCTTTTTATCTACATCTGAAGCCCAATGACTTGGAAGCCGCCCCTTCTTCCCGATCATTATGCAGCCGGAGAATCACAAAAGAGTATGATTTACAGCTACTTGTTATTTTTATGGTATGTTCGCTTAAATCGAACTGGCGTTAAAACAGGAGCCATAGCATTGCTCCTGGCTCCTGTTGCGACATTGCATCTCATCCCTTGTGGTGGTCTATTCCTCATCGAGTTGCTCACCGGCAGTGATCGACTATGCTTCGAACAATCCTATAAAGATAGGAAGATAGCCCAACATACACCTAAAACAGTAGCCTGCAATTTGACCTATAGACCTGCTTTCATCGTTTGTTCCGCAAGGATTTTGTCTTCCAAACCAAATTTACCAAGCCAATGCTTAATAAGGCCTTGGGCGATGTTGTACTTCTTTTCGATGGCATACTTGCTGCCGGGGCTGCCGAGGTATTCTTCCACTATGTGAAGACGCTCGGAATCGGTCAAATGTTTCGACATAATTACTGTTTTTTTGACCGCCCCGAGTGTCAACTTTTTTCAGGACACGTCACCCGATTCCTTTTTTCGGCGGTTCGAGTTTGTTGGC
This genomic stretch from Porphyromonas gingivalis ATCC 33277 harbors:
- a CDS encoding DUF3078 domain-containing protein gives rise to the protein MTGLNASQTSLTNWAAGGENTVAGNLYLNIDANYLKDKWSWDNGLRTDFGLTYTTANKWNKSVDKIELFTKAGYEIGKHWYGSALFTFLSQYAKGYEKPSDHLTRPLHGDWCVFCLLIHCIIGSYFVYLSIKNSIIFLPWHTNPRIPMNM